CCACTATGGACATGCAACTAGGAAATGCAAACCAATTTACTTCATGCAAGCATGCAACTCATTTAGTCcatggaaccgtagacatgcataAAAACAAGTAACATTTAGTTTTAGTGCATCAAGAAATGATCCATCACAAAATTTAGTGTAAGAAAAAGGCCAAAGTAAAAACAAGTAACATTTTATTTGCCGAAGTTAGAGGTGGGCTAGTGCCCCTACGCGGGTGGGCTGGTCCCTATTGGGCCGGTCTCTATTTGGGCATGGTTATTTTCTCACGGCCCAACATCTATTCGACAACCCAGTTTTGTTTTTTACTAGAAACTGAATTTGGGTGTgtacactgttaactgaacaacaaaaacagaggaaacagagcATGAACACCGAATAATTTGTGTTCCAAATTGCTGCTTCAATTCAGATACATAACTTGGCATGGCGCACAGATCACATCCTCTACCTTGACAGGCCTAAATGCCCATTCTAATGACGGATGAACAACAAATAAAACAAAAACAGAGCAATGATACAACAATAGAACCCCCCTGCCATGATATTTGCTTGCTTCTGCAAATCGATCAACTGCATTAGATGTTTCTTGATCTTCTTTCGTTCCTCGGTCAGTTTGGACTCCGCATGCAGTTCAGCATTGCGCGCATATATCGCCGTCGGCACGACTCTGCCCGTCCGAGCTCCCAATATTCTCCACAGCAATCAGCGGCACCCCGTCCAAATTGAGCTCCCAGGTTGCGGCCACGCTCGAATCAACGTAGCCCTCAAACTGAATCCTATCAACATATTCATCAATCCACTCGAAATGGTAACATTTCTTCAGGATCTGAAAACAACAACATGAACCCTAAATCCCAAATTCGAggagaaaaaacaaaatatggagaAATCAGAGCAAAAGACAGCGAAAGAACGGGCTTAGAACTGAGATCTAGCCTTGCCATCCCTTCCTGCCATTGGTTTGCTCAAGCATTTCACAAAATTCCCGCCCAAGATTGCCATTGTCATCCTTCTTAGTGACCAACCGTTTAAGAGGGTCTGGGCGTGGGCAGTCAGGGCACCATGTGAGCAGCACTGGTCCATACTGTCGCCATTTTGAGTGCGTGGCGGAGGAGGTAGACATTTGCGCTAGGTCGCCGGAGAAGAGAAAGATTGGGGAAAGGGGATGAATGGGCGGTGGCGGGCGGACGGGCACGGGCGCTCGTCTCTTCTAGCTGCGAGGAGGTGGGTCCCGCGAGTAGACAAGTGGTGGGTACCGCGCTTACGTGGATAAGTGATGGGTCCAGCCCCCAACAGCTAACGAGGGCATCAGTTGAGTTTAACAGCCATATCGTGTGTGGGCTATCTACCTGCTCAAAATTGTCGCACCACAGCCATTTGCTCGAACAATGTCGCACTCTTACCAATTCACCTCAAATATATCGCACAGGACCTATTGGCCCTATTGGCCCCTTTTGTACGGGAGCTCTATTCGAGTTCACCCTGTACCGACTAACTCTAGCTGGTTGGACCAGGCCGCCCCAGCTCTGGCCGAGTCGTGTAAGCAGAAAAACTGGACCACCGACGTGAAAAGAAGCCAAACTTAACAcggaaagaaaaaggaaaactacgGTAGCTATCCTTCTCGGATACAAATTCCTAAGCTAACCTAAACCGACTTAGACACCCAACATAACCGGACTCTTATATATAGTAGGACAAGTACGGCGGTACTACCTCCAGCCGAACACAGGTTCAACCTCAGTCAATTCAAAGATATATTAGAAGAACAAACCTAGTCACAATCACAAAGATTACGTCACAGTTATTTCGTTCACCGCCGCCCTGCGCAAAACCATCGCCCAAAGCAGGAGTAGCAGCAGCAAACGACGCCCCGTTTCATCTGCGAGATCGAGTTGCGAGCACCCGATCCCGAGGAGTAGGCCCAAAATGTCACCGTCGGGATCTGCATCCTCCATCGTCGCGGACACAACGGAAGGGTACCACTTTCTCACGATCCGCGACTACTCCCGTACGAAGGGCGTCCCCACCGGAGAGCGGATCGGTTCTCTTCCCTTCACAGTTGGTGGCCACTGCTGGCGCATCTACTACTTCCCCAACGGTGTACGCTCGGAGGTCGCGGATTACGTGTCCTTCTCCCTCGAGCTAGATGAAGATGTCCCGGCTACGGTGAAGGCCCAGGTTAAAATTTGtttcgccggcgaggaggaggaggccgagcagGCGGCGTCGCTGGCGTTGGCATCGGTGGACGAATTCACCTCGCAGAAGTGCAGGCAGTACGAGAAATTCATCAAAAGGGAGATCCTGGAGAACTCGAGGCATCTAAAGAACGACTCTTTGAGCATCCGGTGCGACATCGCTGTCATACACGGTTACCGTGGGGTGGACGGCACGACCGCCTTTATTTGCGTGCTCCCATGCGACGTGCGCCAGAACCTTGGAAAGTATATCGAGACCAACAAGCGCACCCACGAGGTGTTTGAGGTCGGTACTGAGATCATCGCCGTGCACTACTGCGTGCTTGTGGCATGCTGGGCCTGCTCGCCGGTGTTGGAAGCCGAGCTCTATGGAGCCATTAAAGAGGACAACACTGCCGCTGCCGGCGTGGTGCACGTAGAAGGCATGGAGGTGGAGGTGTTCAAGGCGCTGCTCGATTTCGCGTACACGGGCCGTCTGCCGCAGACGTCCAAGGAAGACGACGAGGTCATGTGTCAGCGTCTTCTAGTCGCGGCAGACAGGTATGGCATCGTGCAGCTGAAGCTATTGTGCGAGGAGTGGATGTGCAAGTACATAGATGTGGGCACTGCTGCGACCATCCTGGCGCTAGCTGAGCAAAACCACTGTGAGGGGCTCAGAAAGGCATGCTTCGATTTTCTCGCCGCTCCAGGAAACTGAGGGCGGTCATGGCCACCGACGGCTTCCATCATCTCTCGGCGAGCTGCCCTTCTCTTATGGTTGAGCTCATGCCCATGTCCTCGGCGCATTAGCTGAATGATGGATGATGCCCATGAATATTCCAACAATGGTGGTTTCTACTCtttttttattgaaataaaacgGGACTTTATTAATTGGAAATAATCAGTACAACATTTGTAAGGATCATTACAATTTCATTTGGAGGCTCCTCGAACAAATCTGAAGTAGAAGAAAATCTAGCTAATCTAGCGAGCTCATGAACTACTTTATTTGTCTCTCTATTACAATGTTCAAATCTAGTCGTAACAAAATCACACGCATAGTGAAAACAATCGTCGAAAATTGCCGCCGCCATACCCGCCGACATGGTCTCAATCACTTCCAGGTTGTCTGAATTAATGATAAGACGATTATACCCCGCCCTTTGTGCCAGTGTTAGGCTAAATTTGAGAGCTAAGGCTTCTGCTATCAGAACAACCGCACAATAGTCAATCTTTCCATTTCCTCCTGCGATAAACCTACCTTTGTCGTCTCTCAGGACCGCCCTCATTGTACCCTTCAACATGTCGTGATCAAAAGAAGCTTCAACATTAAGTTTGACAAAACCCCTAGGAGGGCAAGACCAACCCCTGTCTTTCATGGAAGCCTTGGGAGATGATGCATTTACGAAGTTAGACATGAGGGCTATAATCCCCATTGAAATCTTAGATGCATTCTGAGTTAATTTCTTGTGCACTAATTTCCGTCTTTCCCACCATAGATACCAAGCTGAAATAGCTATCATTTCATGCACATTTTGGTACCCCATAATACACAAATCTTGGTCTGGAAGGAGTAGAAGATACTCCAAAACCGCCTCTCCCGGCACGATCAACCTCGCAAGCTTTATCAATAATCTCATCCATTCCTAGCCTCTTCCAAACCTCCTTCGCTTTATTGCAGAGGAAAAGCATGTGTTTCGTGTCTTCTAAATCCTGAGAGCATGTAGGGAAAATGGGCGAGACTTTCATGTATCTATTAGCAAGCGTGACCTGACATGGAAGTGTGCCATGTAACGTACGCCATATAAAAAAATTGACTTTTGCCCGACAAGGTAGCTTCCATATCTGGCTCCAAATAGGGTTAGATGTGGTTCGCCCCATCCCATTAGAATGTTTTAGTTTACTTCCATACCGAAAGCGGAAGTTtagacaacgcggttgatgtagtcattgGTACAGTGaagtgctatacaaatggtttttaacccctttccacgacggcgtTCGGAACTGTCatctagtgagtgtgggcgatagatcggtccttcccacacgaccagaaaccgtcagggatatgccctcctgtcacacacgctcggcaaaatgaggtcgtgtgcgactggcgagcgagcaaatacggttatacgtacagtagtgctaaaaaatacaattatacaggcgaaatcttttctggtcgtaagtacatcccacacagtcagtcctcGCTAAACGTTTCCTtccgtatatacatcccacacagtcgctgcaaggaaaacatttccgtttgtaggtacatcacacacaattttccccgttaaatcatttgtgatagcGTTCGCGTCGCACACAATATTAACAATTTAATCGTTTatgttattgaatgcatcacacacggtgcgtagaagaaactgtgtggcaaaggctgtccatcacgcAAAGTTTTTATgcggtaaacgtttgcgcaaggtggcctaacgcaaacacttttgaagagaatgtcgtgtgtgtgattgttcatcgatccaacacggtttattcctagaaactgtgcgCGTTGCCttaggtcatcgcccacggtattttctcAATAACTGTTTGCAACAGCAAAAACCAATTAGCatgctaattcgccattagcagtctaattgccctattattagtaatccatttattaatctaattgacattaatattaaatacataatatatttcatttccatatcaaggaagcaggatttcataattgaaatacattagagtacaacatgatatagcttcagaaCTCAgataccccattacacaactgcaccagcaccaagtttcacatgcaacatctcgaacctttcgaaattagcagcattgacggtacatagacagatgcatcttgtcgggaaaactgctgaagcggaaggcgaatattgaactttcattgatgttgaaggtctttgcaactttatgccagtgcctgtggatgattgatcgtctatccttcgtcctcttcacgagaaaactgctgaagcggaaggcgaatattgatctttcattgatgttgaaggtctttgcaactttatgccagtgcctatggatgattgaccgtgcatccttcgtcctcttcaggaacacttcaatattgaactgtgggtgttgtatgaaaagcTTCCTCGCCttctgaccatagaggtggtttgagaggtaatgatgggtgaactactttggaaaggcctgaaaacaaggatgtgcataaatatcttctctatattggaaatggggcaaaggaataaaaaggcaaggtataatagttagtaccatcttgtagtgaactgatctcttcttcattgtgcagacaaagatcttgttgttttttcctgctaatttctttatcctaacaatctttctgagtttcttgacttgattgatattcatggacaactcatttccccatatgcaaaaagggtcgaacagtgggtcaaaacctctgatagcaggacctacatgtgcaagacctgattgttaaaaaccaaaatattagaagggttcctgcaattgcacaataatgtgctattagacaacggaccatgcacgtgctaaccttgaTTCTAAACCTCAgcgcttcccattgtttccctgcaacacatataaggtagttagtcagcaggttaagtaagggttcgcatgctatgagtaaaatatgttgatgaaaaataagcacattgcagattcatcagatcaattcaagccacatggaaaacccatttatccaaaccaagcatgattaagaacttggaaatatagcacttgtatatgtttctcatgtattaagtgcagccaaattcgatttattcctcacatgcacaacaatacaaaattccacccacgacaattggacatcgcattgcagaattgaaccaagcagttaactaaacaccacaacaaataaaccaaatattaactgagcaccacattgcacaatataacatactcctaatagaagatcagacacttaaccgaaccaagcatgcttaacaacttggaaatatagcaattgtatttgtttctcatgtatttagtacagccaaattcgatttacttctcacatggtatacaataacagaatgcacccacaactattgaacatcgcattgcagaattgaaccaaacagttaactaagcaccacaacacaaatgaaccaatcgttaactgagcaccgcattgcacaatgtataaccaaaccaagcatgcttgacaactttgaaatatagcaattgtattcgtttctcatgtattttgtaaagataaattcgatttatttctcacatggaagacaatacaaaattgtagcttgaagaattgaacatcacatctGCAGAATTGAACCGAACAGTTACCTGaagatgacaactaattaaccaaacagttaataagtgagcaccacactgcacgacatatagaacatatacgcaggagcaacagattgcatggtaaaattagatagcacaattcactagaatttgttaaggaaaggcaggagtagcgcacgcaacgggtaaaccgaggatgcttaaccggcgtagctagcaaatggcaaggtgctcctccaagatatGGGGGTCGACACGAATGGTAGCCATTGCGACCTCATCGGCGCGTGCGGCCACAATTTTCTTCTCCgatgccaaatgctccttgagctcctaGCTATACTGCGTGCCATGGCTTAGGGCcgtgcttatttggtggaggggtcggtgatttgggcggaaggtgtcgcgccggtggtcgtggaatgtgggatgtggaaggaggaggaggatgcgggcctggtgtggattacctgcctgggtagacgaggccgagcagcgtgaaggaggttcgccggcgagggaggcggcgctgcaagcaaggagtgaaggtttcaacttggaaaggaaggcgaaaacaggggaaatgtggcttttggtaagggggaggggcggggaggtagatatttccgcgaaagccaaaaatttggaatcgcttcagcggaaaaactggcgcgcaaagtgtcatcagacacggtcccttattcagaactgtatATGATATGTGAACaccacaaacgattcagatagcttaacccgtgtgtgatgagtttgaacgtcaaaatttttggttccaatttccctggttacagttctcatccacatcattgcataatttgggtacacaaaggagactacagcacacccacacttcttaatcgagcaagttcagcaattaaacagagctagctgtcctaaacattactctaacaaattgaagattggcgctcttaattaaacaaaacaaagagtactactatggctggtgctcgtcgatctccgccgcctccttcatgtccagctcgcgaccgacggtctcctggggatggagctccatggcatccatcacaccatattcgacaagcatctcgccatccgcgtctgccatctctttggaaaaggctgCCACGAGCTAGGCATGGGCGGCCGCAATCaaggcttggacgggctccgtcgtcgcaaggtatgcggcggaggaacggacggctgctcgaactctctcggcgattgccaactcttcggccgtgggttgccgaccgctGTCGGAGAAGCTTC
The sequence above is a segment of the Aegilops tauschii subsp. strangulata cultivar AL8/78 chromosome 6, Aet v6.0, whole genome shotgun sequence genome. Coding sequences within it:
- the LOC109749769 gene encoding BTB/POZ and MATH domain-containing protein 1-like; translated protein: MSPSGSASSIVADTTEGYHFLTIRDYSRTKGVPTGERIGSLPFTVGGHCWRIYYFPNGVRSEVADYVSFSLELDEDVPATVKAQVKICFAGEEEEAEQAASLALASVDEFTSQKCRQYEKFIKREILENSRHLKNDSLSIRCDIAVIHGYRGVDGTTAFICVLPCDVRQNLGKYIETNKRTHEVFEVGTEIIAVHYCVLVACWACSPVLEAELYGAIKEDNTAAAGVVHVEGMEVEVFKALLDFAYTGRLPQTSKEDDEVMCQRLLVAADRYGIVQLKLLCEEWMCKYIDVGTAATILALAEQNHCEGLRKACFDFLAAPGN